In a single window of the Mustela nigripes isolate SB6536 chromosome 17, MUSNIG.SB6536, whole genome shotgun sequence genome:
- the LOC132005134 gene encoding zinc finger protein 211-like, with amino-acid sequence MAAAVPADPAQGSVTFEDVVVYFSWEEWGLLDETQRCLYHDVMLENFALVISLGCWYGMEEEEALSVQQVSMGRTSSPAPSVWRAQPCDKCVLLGRDILYLGEDQGAHHGQNYICEACGKLWLDVNLQPQKHNEEKPFRWDMELVTRYKLHVSGKPFPCGGVGKDFLAIVSLLRHQATLKGAEPHSSFEHRDSFQGRKSPPEYSDHGKSFSYDCKLFQHQQLHPRESYHDWDNCEKPFNQSSILSDCPRAYPETRSYECNECGKSFSQSYNLIQHHRIHTGARPYKCSECGKAFSFKFRLVQHLQIHTRVRPYACGECGKAFSYSSTLIKHQRVHTREKPYKCGECGNSFSQSSNLIQHQKIHSGARPYKCNECAKSFSYKCKLVQHLRIHTGERPYECGECGKSFSHRSTLNQHQRIHTGARPYKCGECEKSFSQKSNLIQHRRVHTGEKPYECGECGKSFSQSSHIIQHRKLHTR; translated from the exons ATGGCGGCAGCTGTGCCCGCGGACCCGGCTCAG GGTAGTGTGACCTTCGAAGACGTGGTTGTGTACTTCTCCTGGGAAGAGTGGGGGCTCCTTGACGAGACACAGAGATGCCTGTACCATGATGTAATGCTGGAGAACTTCGCACTCGTGATCTCACTAG GTTGTTGGTACggaatggaggaggaggaggcccttTCGGTGCAGCAGGTGTCCATGGGCAGGACTTCAAGTCCAGCTCCATCCGTGTGGAGAGCTCAGCCCTGTGACAAGTGTGTCTTGCTTGGGAGAGACATTTTGTATCTGGGTGAGGACCAAGGAGCACATCATGGGCAGAACTACATCTGTGAGGCATGTGGGAAACTGTGGTTGGACGTAAATCTTCAGCCCCAGAAGCACAATGAGGAGAAGCCATTCAGATGGGACATGGAGCTTGTGACAAGGTACAAACTGCACGTGTCAGGGAAGCCTTTCCCGTGTGGGGGAGTTGGGAAGGACTTCCTGGCCATCGTGAGCCTTCTCCGGCACCAGGCCACTCTCAAAGGAGCCGAGCCTCACAGCAGCTTTGAACATAGGGACTCCTTTCAGGGTAGAAAAAGTCCGCCTGAGTACAGCGACCACGGGAAGTCCTTTAGCTATGACTGTAAACTTTTCCAGCATCAGCAACTGCACCCCAGAGAAAGTTACCACGACTGGGATAACTGTGAGAAGCCTTTTAACCAAAGCTCCATTCTTAGTGACTGCCCGAGAGCTTACCCAGAAACGAGGTCTTACGAGTGTAACGAATGTGGGAAATCCTTCAGCCAAAGCTACAACCTCATTCAGCACCACAGGATTCACACTGGCGCCAGGCCTTACAAATGCAGCGAATGCGGAAAAGCCTTCAGCTTCAAGTTCAGACTCGTCCAGCACCTGCAGATTCACACTCGCGTGAGGCCTTATGCCTGTGGCGAATGCGGGAAAGCCTTCAGCTACAGCTCAACCCTCATCAAACACCAGAGAGTGCACACGCGAGAAAAGCCTTATAAGTGTGGGGAGTGTGGGAATTCCTTTAGCCAAAGCTCCAACCTCATCCAGCACCAGAAGATCCACAGCGGAGCAAGGCCCTACAAGTGCAACGAATGTGCCAAGTCCTTCAGCTACAAGTGCAAGCTTGTTCAGCACCTGCGCATTCACACCGGAGAGCGGCCTTACGAGTGCGGCGAATGTGGCAAGTCCTTCAGCCATAGGTCCACCCTCAACCAGCACCAGAGAATTCACACGGGAGCCAGACCTTACAAGTGCGGGGAATGTGAGAAATCCTTCAGCCAAAAGTCCAACCTCATCCAGCACCGAAGAGTCCACACGGGCGAGAAGCCTTACGAGTGTGGAGAATGTGGGAAGTCCTTCAGCCAAAGCTCCCACATCATTCAACACAGAAAACTTCACACCAGATAA